Proteins encoded in a region of the Streptomyces akebiae genome:
- a CDS encoding amino acid adenylation domain-containing protein, whose amino-acid sequence MSGSLHSAARCHAVRVRSDRSPDLAALPGVWIEDVPVPAADPLAERLRHAELARPADAPRRVLLRYTDGPCDLVVVAPRDPWDRTALGRLATQDLSGPRTDRAASPSPTNSPAPTTAPTTVPAPAWGLADDGPTTPHHFALGDGGDEASWLAALAVTLRGYDPESTPVIGTDHGSFTVEHAPTLGELKPSPVDGPVLVGLLFDEAEMPGAYVPCLAPPFPLTLSVFRDADGWRLRCDHLGTHVSTEIATQFTRHLVRVHQRLLAAPGTAIGDVDLLDDADRDRVAALGRPPHPLVTTPVGVPEAFARIAEATPDRVAVTDAGAELTYRELDERSAVLAHGLRAHGVGSGDRVGVCLERTAELVVAELAVLKAGAAYVPVDPAYPADRVAHTARDAGLGVVISRLPEFPDVPGCAAVTPDELCAAAAGRGAATALPAVAPDAAAYVIYTSGSTGRPKGVEVPHRNVLALIDATRDEYGFGSDDVWTWFHSSAFDFSVWEIWGCLLTGGRLVVVPYFVSREPDSFRDLLVSERVTVLSQTPSAFAQLLDVDHTRVGVRLVVFGGEPLDARMLLPWFDRHPESVCRMVNMFGITETTVHVTQQTLTRRLALAGTRSVGRALPGWHLYVTDAAGRLLPPGVAGEICVGGAGVALGYLGQEELTARRFVADPRTGGTMYRSGDLGRLRPDGRLEHLGRIDSQVKIRGFRIELDEIRSVLLEDPDVRTAAVVVRRDDPADAATARIDSYVVLDGGSPSTVRERAAGVLPDHMLPATVTALDALPLTANGKLDTTRLPTPVATVPPARDTGPVTDDDLTGRLREIWSEVLGRPVGLDDDFFELGGNSLFAVRIGAALRAHGLPPLRLRELYRHPTVRGTARNLASTSG is encoded by the coding sequence GTGTCAGGCTCCCTCCACTCCGCGGCCCGCTGCCACGCGGTGCGCGTCCGCTCGGACCGCTCCCCAGACCTCGCGGCACTTCCGGGGGTGTGGATCGAGGACGTGCCCGTGCCGGCGGCCGATCCGCTCGCCGAGCGCCTCCGTCACGCCGAACTCGCCCGCCCGGCCGACGCACCGCGCAGGGTCCTGCTGCGCTACACCGACGGCCCCTGCGATCTGGTCGTCGTGGCCCCCCGCGACCCATGGGACCGTACGGCCCTGGGACGGCTGGCCACCCAAGACCTGTCCGGGCCGCGAACCGACCGCGCCGCGTCCCCCTCACCCACTAACTCACCCGCACCCACGACCGCACCCACGACCGTGCCCGCACCCGCCTGGGGACTGGCGGACGACGGCCCCACCACCCCCCACCACTTCGCCCTGGGCGACGGGGGCGACGAGGCGAGCTGGCTCGCCGCCCTCGCCGTCACCCTTCGGGGCTACGACCCCGAGAGCACGCCCGTCATCGGTACGGACCACGGCTCCTTCACCGTCGAACACGCCCCCACGCTCGGTGAGCTGAAGCCGTCCCCCGTGGACGGGCCCGTGCTCGTGGGTCTGCTCTTCGACGAGGCGGAGATGCCCGGCGCGTACGTGCCCTGTCTGGCACCGCCGTTCCCGCTCACCCTGTCGGTCTTCAGGGACGCCGACGGCTGGCGGCTCCGCTGCGACCATCTCGGCACGCATGTCTCCACGGAGATCGCCACGCAGTTCACCCGGCACCTCGTACGCGTGCACCAGCGTCTCCTGGCCGCGCCGGGGACCGCGATCGGCGACGTCGACCTGCTGGACGACGCCGACCGCGACCGGGTCGCGGCGCTCGGCCGACCGCCCCACCCTCTGGTCACCACCCCGGTGGGCGTGCCCGAGGCGTTCGCGCGGATCGCGGAGGCGACGCCCGACCGCGTCGCGGTGACCGACGCCGGCGCAGAACTGACCTATCGCGAACTCGACGAACGGTCCGCCGTCCTGGCACACGGTCTGCGCGCACACGGCGTCGGTTCCGGGGACCGGGTGGGCGTGTGTCTGGAGCGCACCGCCGAACTCGTGGTCGCCGAGCTCGCCGTGCTGAAGGCGGGCGCGGCCTATGTGCCCGTCGACCCCGCCTACCCGGCGGACCGCGTCGCCCACACCGCGCGGGACGCGGGCCTGGGTGTGGTGATCAGCCGTCTGCCCGAGTTCCCGGACGTGCCGGGCTGTGCGGCCGTGACACCGGACGAACTGTGCGCCGCGGCGGCCGGGCGCGGGGCCGCCACCGCCCTGCCCGCCGTCGCTCCCGACGCCGCCGCCTATGTCATCTACACCTCCGGTTCCACCGGCCGCCCCAAGGGCGTCGAGGTGCCGCACCGGAACGTGCTCGCCCTCATCGACGCGACCCGCGACGAGTACGGGTTCGGGTCCGACGACGTGTGGACCTGGTTCCACTCCAGCGCTTTCGACTTCTCCGTGTGGGAGATCTGGGGCTGTCTGCTGACCGGGGGCAGGCTGGTCGTGGTGCCGTACTTCGTCTCCCGGGAACCCGACAGCTTCCGCGACCTGCTGGTGTCCGAGCGGGTCACCGTGCTGAGCCAGACCCCGTCGGCGTTCGCCCAGTTGCTGGACGTGGACCACACGCGGGTCGGGGTCCGGCTGGTGGTGTTCGGCGGTGAGCCGCTCGACGCGCGCATGCTGCTGCCCTGGTTCGACCGGCACCCCGAGTCGGTCTGCCGGATGGTGAACATGTTCGGCATCACCGAGACGACGGTCCATGTCACCCAGCAGACGCTCACCCGGCGGCTGGCCCTCGCCGGCACCCGATCCGTGGGACGCGCGCTGCCCGGTTGGCACCTGTACGTGACCGACGCCGCGGGACGGTTGCTCCCACCGGGGGTGGCCGGTGAGATCTGCGTCGGCGGCGCCGGTGTCGCGCTCGGCTATCTGGGCCAGGAGGAACTGACCGCCCGGCGCTTCGTGGCGGACCCCCGCACCGGCGGGACCATGTACCGCAGCGGGGACCTGGGCCGTCTGCGCCCGGACGGGCGGCTCGAACACCTGGGGCGGATCGACAGCCAGGTCAAGATCCGCGGTTTCCGGATCGAACTCGACGAGATCCGCTCGGTGCTGCTGGAGGACCCGGATGTGCGGACCGCGGCCGTGGTGGTGCGTCGGGACGACCCGGCCGACGCCGCCACCGCCCGGATCGACTCCTATGTGGTCCTCGACGGCGGCAGCCCGTCCACGGTCCGCGAGCGGGCGGCGGGCGTCCTGCCCGACCACATGCTGCCCGCCACGGTCACCGCGCTGGACGCGCTGCCGCTGACGGCCAACGGGAAACTCGACACGACACGGCTCCCCACGCCCGTGGCCACCGTCCCGCCCGCGCGGGACACCGGGCCCGTCACGGACGACGACCTCACCGGTCGGCTGCGGGAGATCTGGAGCGAGGTCCTCGGCAGGCCCGTCGGCCTGGACGACGACTTCTTCGAACTGGGCGGCAACTCCCTGTTCGCCGTCCGCATCGGCGCGGCCCTGCGTGCGCACGGCCTGCCGCCGCTGCGGCTGCGCGAGCTGTACCGCCACCCGACCGTCCGGGGCACCGCCAGGAACCTCGCTTCCACGAGCGGCTGA
- a CDS encoding IclR family transcriptional regulator domain-containing protein, whose translation MPDGREVVYRAEADPPDGALRLAATVGRGDLGRTTSAGKLPLAGRSGPMAEVDAWIGGSPPGRRTPRSLGTAAAPRRESAAVRVRGHGVDDQETEAGVGCPALPVFPTSPPAPSGAVSVSALAHRTSPAPLVDALDEIRALLGPVGEPRR comes from the coding sequence GTGCCGGACGGCCGGGAGGTCGTGTACCGGGCCGAGGCCGACCCGCCCGACGGTGCCCTCCGGCTGGCGGCGACGGTCGGCCGAGGCGACCTCGGCCGCACCACCTCTGCCGGAAAGCTGCCGCTCGCCGGGCGGTCGGGCCCCATGGCGGAGGTGGACGCGTGGATCGGCGGCTCTCCCCCGGGCCGTCGTACGCCCCGGTCGCTGGGCACGGCGGCCGCGCCGCGCCGTGAGTCGGCGGCCGTCCGCGTCCGGGGCCACGGCGTCGACGACCAGGAGACCGAGGCCGGGGTCGGCTGCCCGGCGCTGCCGGTGTTCCCGACCTCGCCGCCGGCCCCGTCCGGTGCCGTGAGCGTCAGCGCGCTCGCCCACCGGACGAGCCCGGCGCCCCTGGTCGACGCGCTCGACGAGATCCGCGCGCTGCTCGGGCCGGTGGGCGAGCCGCGCCGGTGA
- a CDS encoding LuxR C-terminal-related transcriptional regulator, whose amino-acid sequence MVRPGERDAGSAVPCADPQGAPFLPTRLAVPAGPVTFLRRERLVDHLDQALRTPLTVVNGAAGAGKTLLVADWAARRDRPVAWLTTEAGDQGPGMFWAYLLQALRAAGVPLPSGIGCPADAGRVDRTLLTRLATELNTLGPPVIVVLDEYDRVTDPEIADQLEFVLHHAASGVRLILVTRTEPLLPLHRHRTAGDITEIRNAELAFTPEEAAVLLDLHGLRLPVPVAEALVERTRGWAAGLRLCALAARENPDPEAYLKQFEADRTAVADFLLAEVLERQSPETQDLLLRVSVLERFLPELADALTERSDAEGILAGLHRGNAFVEDLGHAWYRLHPLFGEILRAHLRMRCPGLEPVLHRRAAQWLRRSGMLAEALGHGAAAGDWEFTAGALVDDLAIGQLFTGLRSDDFTDLFSRMDPEATSPATDLVRAARELSRCELDRGLTHLRHAERSLAGEEDRARAQDEPGPAAARLSCLLLEALAARLTGSPARAEQAAGTAERLCEQVPAHLLDRHPELTALLLAHVGSTRLWAGHLEEARAALSLVAEGSDGVSTALPREDSLGRLALIDYLNGWLGRAERKAMAALTVSERYSLPQPSGFGVARLVLAAVAVDRGELRLARAHLDAAAAAPPAMRDPVTEAGRALATARLLLARGDTRAAVAAAEPAVAADVASPWAEGHTALVASAAHLARGRPEAAADLLHAVPGHQPVCAVGEARARLAAGTPLAAIELLDGLHPESPSGPAVTVRALLVRAEAAHAMGDQAAVRRHLAQALQEARRERLRRPFAEAGGWLRPVLGTAPLRGLAAGWLTSEPAGPAHTGPPRPEERPPVVEELSGRERDVLRRLDRMMSTEEIAADLCLSVNTVKTHLKSVFRKLAVNRRNDAVRRARELRLL is encoded by the coding sequence ATGGTGAGGCCCGGGGAGAGAGATGCGGGGTCGGCCGTCCCCTGCGCCGATCCCCAGGGCGCCCCGTTCCTGCCCACCCGGTTGGCCGTACCGGCCGGGCCCGTCACGTTCCTGCGGCGCGAGCGTCTGGTCGACCACCTCGACCAGGCCCTGAGGACGCCGCTGACCGTGGTCAACGGGGCGGCCGGCGCCGGCAAGACCCTGCTGGTCGCCGACTGGGCGGCCCGGCGGGACCGGCCGGTCGCCTGGCTCACCACCGAGGCCGGCGACCAGGGCCCCGGCATGTTCTGGGCCTACCTCCTCCAGGCACTCCGCGCCGCCGGTGTGCCCCTGCCGTCCGGGATCGGCTGCCCGGCCGACGCCGGCCGCGTGGACCGCACCCTGCTGACACGGCTCGCCACCGAACTGAACACCCTGGGCCCACCCGTGATCGTGGTGCTCGACGAGTACGACCGGGTGACCGACCCGGAGATCGCGGACCAACTGGAGTTCGTCCTGCACCACGCCGCGTCCGGTGTCCGCCTGATCCTCGTCACCCGCACCGAACCGCTGCTGCCGCTGCACCGCCACCGGACCGCCGGCGACATCACGGAGATCAGGAACGCGGAACTGGCCTTCACGCCCGAGGAGGCGGCCGTCCTGCTGGACCTGCACGGCCTGCGGCTCCCGGTGCCCGTCGCGGAGGCGCTCGTGGAGCGCACCCGGGGGTGGGCGGCCGGTCTGCGGCTGTGCGCGCTGGCAGCGCGGGAGAACCCGGACCCGGAGGCGTATCTGAAACAGTTCGAGGCGGACCGCACGGCGGTCGCCGACTTCCTGCTCGCGGAGGTCCTCGAACGACAGTCCCCCGAGACCCAGGACCTCCTCCTGCGGGTCAGCGTCCTGGAGCGGTTCCTCCCCGAGCTGGCCGACGCGCTCACCGAGCGGTCCGACGCCGAGGGCATCCTGGCCGGGCTGCACCGGGGCAACGCCTTCGTCGAGGACCTCGGGCACGCCTGGTACCGCCTGCACCCCCTCTTCGGGGAGATCCTCCGCGCCCATCTGCGGATGCGCTGCCCCGGCCTGGAACCCGTGCTCCACCGCCGGGCCGCACAGTGGCTGCGCCGCTCGGGAATGCTCGCGGAGGCGCTCGGCCACGGTGCCGCCGCGGGCGACTGGGAGTTCACCGCAGGCGCCCTCGTCGACGACCTCGCCATCGGCCAGCTCTTCACCGGCCTGCGCTCCGACGACTTCACCGACCTGTTCTCCCGCATGGACCCCGAAGCCACGAGCCCCGCGACGGACCTCGTACGGGCGGCCCGTGAACTCTCCCGGTGCGAGCTCGACCGGGGCCTGACCCATCTGCGGCACGCGGAGCGGAGCCTGGCGGGGGAGGAGGACCGGGCGCGGGCCCAGGACGAACCGGGCCCGGCGGCGGCCCGGCTGAGCTGCCTGCTGCTGGAGGCGCTGGCCGCCCGGCTGACCGGCTCACCGGCCAGGGCGGAACAGGCCGCCGGAACCGCCGAGCGGCTGTGCGAACAGGTCCCCGCCCACCTCCTGGACAGGCACCCCGAACTCACCGCCCTGCTCCTCGCCCATGTGGGCTCCACCCGGCTGTGGGCCGGGCACCTGGAGGAGGCACGTGCCGCCCTGTCGCTGGTGGCCGAGGGCTCCGACGGCGTGTCGACCGCGCTCCCCCGCGAGGACTCCCTCGGCCGACTGGCTCTCATCGACTATCTGAACGGCTGGCTGGGCAGGGCGGAACGCAAGGCCATGGCGGCGCTCACCGTCTCCGAGCGGTACAGCCTGCCGCAGCCGTCCGGTTTCGGCGTCGCACGGCTGGTCCTCGCGGCCGTGGCCGTCGACCGGGGCGAACTGCGGCTGGCCCGCGCCCATCTCGACGCGGCGGCGGCCGCCCCGCCCGCGATGCGGGACCCGGTGACCGAGGCGGGCCGGGCCCTCGCCACCGCCCGTCTGCTGCTGGCCCGCGGCGACACCCGGGCCGCCGTTGCGGCGGCCGAACCGGCCGTGGCGGCCGACGTCGCCTCGCCCTGGGCGGAGGGGCACACGGCCCTGGTCGCCTCCGCCGCCCACCTGGCCCGGGGCCGGCCCGAGGCCGCCGCCGACCTGCTGCACGCCGTGCCCGGCCACCAGCCCGTGTGCGCGGTGGGCGAGGCACGGGCCCGTCTGGCCGCGGGCACCCCCCTCGCGGCGATCGAGCTGCTGGACGGTCTGCACCCCGAGAGCCCCAGCGGTCCCGCGGTGACCGTACGGGCTCTGCTGGTCCGTGCCGAGGCCGCGCACGCGATGGGCGACCAGGCCGCCGTGCGCAGGCATCTCGCCCAGGCGCTCCAGGAGGCCCGGCGCGAGCGGCTGCGCCGGCCCTTCGCCGAGGCCGGCGGATGGCTCCGGCCCGTGCTCGGCACCGCCCCGCTGCGGGGCCTCGCGGCCGGCTGGCTCACCTCCGAACCAGCCGGGCCGGCGCACACCGGGCCGCCCCGGCCCGAGGAACGGCCGCCGGTGGTGGAGGAGCTGAGCGGACGCGAACGCGATGTGCTGCGGCGTCTGGACCGGATGATGTCCACCGAGGAGATCGCCGCCGACCTGTGCCTGTCGGTCAACACCGTCAAGACCCACCTCAAGAGCGTCTTCCGCAAGCTCGCGGTCAACCGGCGCAACGACGCGGTACGCCGTGCCCGCGAGCTGCGTCTGCTGTGA
- a CDS encoding IlvD/Edd family dehydratase: MTLRSAQWYGGQDRNAYIHRAWMRRGVPGDAFTGRPQIAIANTASDLTPCNAHLDEVAASVRNGVYEAGGIPLDLPVVSLGETNVRPTAMLWRNMAAMATEEMLRANPIDGVVLLGGCDKTIPSLLMAAASVDLPAVVVPGGPMLNGTFRGGLLGCGTGVWQLSEEVRAGTLSQEQFTRSESAMIRSRGHCNTMGTASTMALVAEALGTVIPGVAGIPAADSRLLEAAHHTGRLAVDLVGADRRPGTFLTKASFHNAIVALAAIGGSTNAVVHLLAVAGRLGVDLSLDDFDRIGSRVPVLVDLQPAGRFLMEDLHRAGGLLAVLREVRDLLDPDALTVTGEPLVAHLDDAAVWDTEVIRPRAAPLVAEGGIAVLRGNLAPDGALVKPAAASPRLLRHRGRAVVFDSVEDFHARIDDPDLDVDADSVLVLRGCGPKGYPGMPEVANMPLPRKLLEQGVRDMVRVCDGRMSGTAYGTVVLHVAPEAAAGGPLALVRTGDFVTLDVAARRIDVDVSADELARREPDRATVAGFATPGRGWERLYVDHVLQADTGADLDFLLGSSGSEVSRESH, from the coding sequence GTGACGCTCCGCAGCGCGCAGTGGTACGGGGGACAGGACCGCAACGCCTACATCCACCGGGCGTGGATGCGGCGGGGCGTGCCGGGCGACGCCTTCACCGGACGGCCGCAGATCGCCATCGCCAACACCGCCTCCGATCTGACGCCCTGCAACGCCCACCTGGACGAGGTCGCGGCCTCGGTGCGCAACGGCGTGTACGAGGCGGGCGGCATCCCGCTGGACCTGCCGGTGGTGTCGCTCGGCGAGACGAACGTACGGCCCACCGCGATGCTCTGGCGGAACATGGCGGCGATGGCCACGGAGGAGATGCTGCGGGCCAACCCCATCGACGGTGTGGTGCTCCTCGGCGGCTGCGACAAGACGATCCCCTCACTGCTGATGGCCGCCGCCTCGGTGGACCTCCCCGCGGTCGTGGTCCCCGGCGGGCCGATGCTCAACGGGACCTTCCGCGGCGGCCTGCTGGGCTGCGGCACCGGGGTGTGGCAGCTGTCGGAGGAGGTCCGGGCGGGCACGCTCTCCCAGGAGCAGTTCACCCGCTCCGAGTCGGCGATGATCCGCAGCCGAGGGCACTGCAACACGATGGGGACCGCGTCGACGATGGCTCTGGTGGCCGAGGCGCTGGGCACGGTGATCCCCGGCGTGGCGGGCATCCCCGCCGCCGACAGCAGGCTGCTGGAGGCCGCGCACCACACCGGCCGGCTGGCCGTGGACCTGGTGGGCGCCGACCGGCGACCGGGCACCTTCCTGACGAAGGCGTCCTTCCACAACGCGATCGTCGCGCTGGCGGCGATCGGCGGTTCGACCAACGCCGTGGTCCATCTCCTCGCCGTCGCCGGCCGCCTGGGTGTCGACCTGTCGCTCGACGACTTCGACCGCATCGGCTCCCGGGTGCCGGTCCTCGTGGACCTCCAGCCCGCCGGACGTTTCCTCATGGAGGACCTCCACCGCGCCGGAGGACTGCTCGCCGTCCTGCGCGAGGTCCGCGATCTGCTCGACCCCGACGCGCTGACCGTCACCGGCGAGCCGCTGGTCGCCCACCTCGACGACGCCGCCGTCTGGGACACCGAGGTCATCCGCCCGCGTGCCGCCCCGCTGGTCGCCGAGGGCGGTATCGCCGTCCTGCGGGGCAACCTCGCCCCCGACGGCGCCCTCGTCAAACCGGCCGCCGCCTCCCCGCGTCTGCTGCGCCACCGGGGCCGGGCCGTCGTCTTCGACTCCGTGGAGGACTTCCACGCCCGGATCGACGACCCCGACCTGGACGTCGACGCCGATTCCGTCCTCGTCCTGCGCGGTTGCGGTCCCAAGGGCTACCCGGGCATGCCCGAGGTCGCCAACATGCCCCTGCCGAGGAAACTCCTGGAACAGGGCGTCCGTGACATGGTCCGCGTCTGCGACGGCCGGATGAGCGGCACGGCGTACGGCACGGTCGTCCTCCACGTGGCACCGGAGGCCGCGGCCGGCGGCCCCCTCGCACTCGTCCGGACCGGCGACTTCGTCACCCTCGACGTGGCGGCCCGCCGGATCGACGTCGACGTGTCCGCCGACGAACTCGCGCGGCGGGAGCCGGACCGGGCCACGGTCGCCGGCTTCGCCACCCCCGGGCGCGGCTGGGAACGCCTCTACGTCGACCACGTCCTCCAGGCCGACACCGGCGCCGACCTCGACTTCCTCCTCGGCTCCAGCGGTTCCGAGGTGAGCCGCGAGTCGCACTGA
- a CDS encoding zinc-dependent alcohol dehydrogenase: MRAFVLTAPGSYEVQELPAPVAGPGEVVVDVERVGVCGTDMEFFSGTMTYLHQGHAAYPMRLGHEWAGRVSAAGDGVDPGWVGRRVMGDTMLGCGDCRRCLRGDQHVCERRLEVGIRGGLPGALAERLAVPATSLHALPDSVDAVLGALVEPGGNALRAARAAATRPGDRALVLGPGTIGLLVALFLRAAGAEVHLMGRDAPSLAFARGLGFDHTWTEDSLPDLPFDAVVDATNAAHLPDRALESVEPGGRVVYIGLAAGPSRIDTRALVLKDVTAVGVLSASPGLDATIRAYAAGTIDPRPLVAATVSLDEVGPVLAGERPAGAGAGPKVHVDPRLRPLRRGGSRTWEDPA; this comes from the coding sequence ATGCGCGCGTTCGTCCTCACCGCCCCCGGCTCGTACGAGGTCCAGGAGCTCCCGGCGCCGGTGGCCGGGCCCGGGGAGGTCGTCGTCGACGTGGAGCGGGTCGGGGTGTGCGGTACCGACATGGAGTTCTTCTCCGGCACGATGACCTACCTCCACCAGGGGCACGCCGCCTACCCGATGCGGCTCGGCCACGAGTGGGCCGGGCGGGTGTCGGCGGCCGGGGACGGTGTCGACCCGGGCTGGGTCGGCCGACGAGTCATGGGCGACACCATGCTGGGCTGCGGCGACTGCCGCCGCTGCCTCCGGGGCGACCAGCACGTCTGCGAGCGGCGCCTGGAGGTCGGCATACGCGGGGGTCTCCCGGGGGCCCTGGCGGAGCGGCTCGCCGTACCGGCCACCTCGCTGCACGCCCTGCCGGACTCCGTGGACGCGGTGCTCGGCGCGCTGGTGGAGCCGGGCGGCAACGCCCTGCGCGCGGCGCGGGCGGCCGCGACCCGGCCGGGGGACCGGGCCCTGGTCCTCGGCCCGGGGACGATCGGGCTGCTGGTCGCGCTGTTCCTCCGGGCCGCGGGTGCGGAGGTCCACCTCATGGGCCGGGACGCCCCTTCCCTCGCCTTCGCCCGCGGCCTGGGCTTCGACCACACCTGGACGGAGGACTCCCTGCCGGACCTCCCCTTCGACGCGGTGGTCGACGCCACGAACGCCGCCCATCTGCCGGACCGCGCGCTGGAGTCGGTGGAACCGGGCGGCCGCGTCGTCTACATCGGGCTGGCCGCCGGGCCCAGCCGGATCGACACCCGCGCGCTCGTCCTCAAGGACGTCACGGCCGTCGGCGTCCTCTCCGCCTCCCCCGGCCTGGACGCCACCATCCGCGCGTACGCGGCCGGCACGATCGACCCCCGTCCGCTCGTCGCCGCCACGGTGTCCCTCGACGAGGTCGGACCGGTGCTCGCCGGTGAGCGCCCGGCCGGGGCCGGCGCCGGGCCGAAGGTCCACGTCGATCCCCGGCTCCGGCCGCTACGGCGGGGCGGTTCCCGCACGTGGGAGGACCCGGCTTAA
- a CDS encoding PP2C family protein-serine/threonine phosphatase — translation MAGSRRKSPVEAVDAFEAIEPPRNAELILGVLGVTALVEALGVLSGSEVWLLGLLVFLPGTASALCTVRQTAFVAAWTTLVVTATAVVRNVDADRWLDRLLLVLLTLALGAASVYACHRRIGREHEMFRLRSTAAAMQRHILHPLPLLTDDVLVNGLYEPLQEDRLVGGDIYDVVASPWGTRVLIGDVQGKGLAAVGAAFAVIGTFREAAHREPTLTALVDALDAAVVRHNSYAENTGDDERFVTALVIGIDGHGEEVQAVNCGHVPPHVLHEGTVTTAELDSGVPLGLAELALEPTIVSWFAFPQGATLLLSTDGLTEIRAADGTFYPVDERLAQHLDASPTDLPRVLYEDARAYAGGGGSHDDVAVLTVRRSPRH, via the coding sequence ATGGCCGGTAGCCGCCGGAAGAGCCCTGTCGAGGCCGTCGACGCCTTCGAGGCCATCGAGCCGCCACGCAACGCCGAACTGATCCTCGGCGTGCTGGGGGTCACCGCCCTGGTGGAGGCGCTCGGGGTGCTGTCCGGGTCCGAGGTGTGGCTGCTCGGGCTGCTGGTGTTCCTGCCGGGCACGGCGTCGGCGCTGTGCACGGTCCGGCAGACGGCGTTCGTCGCCGCGTGGACCACGCTCGTCGTCACCGCCACGGCGGTGGTGCGCAACGTCGACGCCGACCGGTGGCTCGACCGGCTCCTGCTCGTGCTGCTCACCCTCGCCCTGGGCGCGGCGTCGGTGTACGCCTGCCACCGGCGGATCGGGCGCGAGCACGAGATGTTCCGGCTGCGTTCCACGGCCGCGGCCATGCAGCGGCACATCCTGCACCCGCTGCCGCTGCTCACCGACGACGTCCTGGTCAACGGCCTCTACGAGCCCCTCCAGGAGGACCGGCTGGTCGGCGGGGACATCTACGACGTCGTCGCCTCGCCCTGGGGGACGCGGGTGCTGATCGGGGACGTCCAGGGCAAGGGACTGGCCGCCGTGGGCGCCGCGTTCGCCGTCATCGGCACCTTCCGCGAGGCCGCCCATCGTGAGCCCACGCTCACCGCCCTCGTCGACGCGCTGGACGCGGCGGTCGTCCGGCACAACTCCTACGCCGAGAACACCGGTGACGACGAGCGCTTCGTCACCGCCCTCGTGATCGGCATCGACGGGCACGGCGAGGAGGTGCAGGCCGTCAACTGCGGACATGTCCCTCCGCATGTCCTGCACGAGGGTACGGTCACGACGGCCGAGCTGGATTCCGGCGTCCCGCTCGGCCTCGCCGAACTCGCCCTCGAACCCACGATCGTGAGCTGGTTCGCGTTCCCGCAGGGCGCGACGCTGCTGCTGAGCACCGACGGCCTCACCGAGATCCGGGCCGCCGACGGCACGTTCTACCCGGTCGACGAACGCCTCGCCCAGCATCTCGACGCCTCCCCCACCGACCTGCCCCGGGTCCTGTACGAGGACGCCCGCGCGTACGCGGGCGGCGGCGGTTCGCACGACGACGTGGCCGTCCTGACGGTCCGCCGGTCGCCACGTCACTGA
- a CDS encoding SDR family oxidoreductase has protein sequence MRLHGKSVLVTGAARGLGRATALACAAEGADLTLLDLCADLPGVPYPLGTPGQLEHTAALCREAGAAVLTTVADIRDLRAVREAVTRAEDRYGRIDVVVNNAGIAAPSGKPVHEIGEEEWSLMIDVDLSGAWRVIREVGKAMSDRRAGSIVNVASTAGLVGYRHFAGYVAAKHAVVGLTKAAALDYAPSKVRVNAVCPGSVRDDARAEGRMLGEIARALAVPVDEHEKTFVEAQPMNALIEPEDVASAVLFLASDESRQITGSVLTVDGGFSAR, from the coding sequence ATGCGTCTGCACGGCAAGTCCGTCCTCGTCACCGGCGCCGCCCGCGGACTCGGCAGGGCGACCGCCCTCGCCTGTGCCGCCGAGGGCGCCGACCTCACCCTGCTCGACCTCTGCGCCGACCTGCCCGGTGTGCCGTATCCCCTGGGCACGCCGGGGCAGTTGGAGCACACCGCCGCGCTGTGCCGGGAAGCGGGCGCCGCCGTCCTGACCACCGTGGCCGACATCCGTGACCTGCGCGCCGTACGGGAGGCGGTCACCCGGGCCGAGGACCGGTACGGGCGGATCGACGTCGTCGTGAACAACGCGGGCATCGCGGCACCCTCGGGCAAGCCGGTGCACGAGATCGGCGAGGAGGAATGGTCCTTGATGATCGACGTGGACCTCTCCGGAGCCTGGCGGGTGATCCGCGAGGTCGGCAAGGCGATGAGCGACCGGCGGGCCGGCAGCATCGTCAACGTCGCCTCCACGGCCGGGCTCGTCGGGTACCGGCACTTCGCCGGGTACGTCGCCGCCAAGCACGCCGTCGTCGGGCTCACCAAGGCCGCCGCGCTCGACTACGCGCCGTCGAAGGTGCGGGTGAACGCGGTCTGCCCGGGGTCGGTGCGCGACGACGCGAGGGCCGAGGGCCGCATGCTCGGCGAGATCGCCAGGGCCCTCGCCGTTCCGGTGGACGAGCACGAGAAGACCTTCGTCGAGGCACAGCCGATGAACGCGCTGATCGAGCCCGAGGACGTCGCGTCGGCGGTGCTCTTCCTCGCCTCGGACGAGTCCCGGCAGATCACCGGCTCGGTCCTGACCGTGGACGGCGGATTCAGCGCCCGCTGA